A window from Phaeocystidibacter marisrubri encodes these proteins:
- the atpG gene encoding ATP synthase F1 subunit gamma yields MANLKELRNRIVSIGSTMQITSAMKMVSAAKLKKAQDSITQMRPYANKLKEILSNVSATLDASENAFAEDRDVKNVLLIVVNSNRGLCGAFNSSIVKLSKKMVAEYEGQNVKVHVKAIGKKAWDAYRKTDNIHSENNDIWNDLHFEGAAAIAEEAMNGFLDGTFDRVEVVYNHFKNAAVQEATRELFLPVVPTVSENGSTGGDYIYEPSKEEILEDLIPTSLKIQIFKALLDSNASEHGARMTAMHKATDNANDLKNQLTLDYNKARQAAITNEILEIVGGAEALNG; encoded by the coding sequence ATGGCGAACCTGAAAGAACTCCGCAATAGAATTGTCTCCATCGGCTCTACGATGCAGATCACTTCAGCTATGAAGATGGTTTCTGCAGCGAAGTTGAAGAAGGCACAGGACAGCATTACTCAAATGCGTCCTTATGCGAACAAATTGAAGGAAATCCTATCTAACGTGAGCGCTACGCTCGATGCGTCCGAAAATGCTTTTGCAGAAGATCGCGACGTAAAGAATGTGCTACTCATCGTTGTGAACTCTAACCGTGGATTGTGTGGTGCTTTTAACTCAAGCATCGTGAAGCTATCTAAGAAGATGGTTGCTGAATACGAAGGGCAGAACGTTAAGGTACATGTTAAGGCTATCGGTAAGAAAGCTTGGGACGCGTACCGCAAGACGGACAACATCCATTCAGAAAACAACGACATCTGGAACGATCTTCACTTTGAAGGAGCTGCGGCTATTGCAGAAGAGGCCATGAACGGCTTCCTTGACGGTACTTTTGACCGCGTGGAAGTGGTGTACAACCACTTTAAGAATGCGGCTGTACAAGAGGCAACACGAGAGCTTTTCCTTCCAGTTGTTCCTACGGTATCAGAGAACGGTTCTACAGGTGGAGATTACATCTACGAACCGAGCAAAGAAGAGATCCTAGAAGATCTTATTCCTACTTCATTGAAGATTCAAATCTTTAAGGCGTTGTTGGATAGCAATGCTTCTGAGCACGGTGCACGTATGACGGCCATGCACAAGGCAACAGATAACGCAAACGATTTGAAGAACCAACTCACGTTGGATTACAATAAAGCACGTCAGGCAGCCATTACCAATGAAATCCTTGAGATTGTGGGTGGTGCCGAAGCGCTAAACGGTTGA
- a CDS encoding sensor histidine kinase, whose product MSESDQEIVTLFVSASMLILMMVALVIVFVLSYQRRVWRQKSAMQALEAEHQLNLLSSAHKAIEATRKRIAGNLHDELGANISAAKLQLQNAKSDEASLEKANEILDESLRGLRRIVNDLLPPTLERFGLKSAISELCAQATTSELSVDLEWLGEEVDLDDSIQLPVFRIAQELLNNSLKHAQASVILFTVSTDETHLSLSYEENGVGFNVDHMVRNIGLDNMHSRAAMLHGSFQFKSAINEGFKAIVEIPLPQKEIQ is encoded by the coding sequence ATGTCTGAATCCGATCAAGAAATAGTAACCCTGTTCGTCAGCGCCTCCATGCTCATTCTGATGATGGTGGCCTTGGTGATTGTTTTTGTCCTGAGTTACCAGCGAAGAGTTTGGCGACAAAAATCAGCGATGCAAGCCTTAGAAGCTGAGCATCAGTTGAATTTGCTTTCCTCTGCTCACAAGGCTATTGAAGCCACTAGAAAACGCATTGCAGGGAATCTACACGATGAGCTTGGAGCCAACATAAGTGCGGCCAAGCTTCAACTGCAAAATGCAAAATCAGACGAGGCCTCACTTGAAAAAGCCAACGAGATTTTGGACGAGAGTTTAAGGGGGCTGCGCAGAATTGTAAATGACCTCCTGCCACCTACCTTAGAAAGATTTGGATTGAAGTCGGCCATTTCGGAGTTGTGTGCGCAAGCCACAACGTCAGAGTTGTCCGTCGATTTGGAATGGCTAGGAGAAGAAGTAGACTTGGATGATTCCATTCAGCTTCCCGTATTTCGAATTGCACAGGAACTACTCAATAACTCCCTGAAGCACGCTCAGGCAAGTGTCATTTTGTTTACTGTTTCCACAGATGAAACTCACCTGAGTTTGTCGTATGAAGAAAACGGGGTTGGATTTAATGTTGACCATATGGTTCGCAATATAGGGCTCGATAACATGCATAGTCGGGCTGCCATGCTTCATGGCTCTTTCCAGTTTAAAAGTGCCATCAACGAGGGCTTTAAAGCGATAGTAGAGATTCCACTTCCACAAAAGGAAATCCAATGA
- a CDS encoding response regulator transcription factor, protein MSIQIAIADDHELFRSGIRNMLGNHGDFKVVVEASSGVDLLEKLGYERVDILLLDVDMPEMNGTEALQQIRAKYPDTKVLMLTMYNHDEHMLYYLKNGASAYLLKDMSVEEMCTAIRAVFYSGQYLTNKAARVLLDEEIKSPDAPIALSAREQQVLRLICMEKTTSEIAEELFLSPRTVETYRKQLLEKTNSKNIAGLVRYALERKGLI, encoded by the coding sequence ATGAGTATTCAAATTGCCATAGCAGATGATCACGAGTTGTTTCGAAGTGGCATTCGAAATATGCTCGGCAATCACGGTGATTTTAAGGTTGTAGTTGAAGCTTCTTCTGGAGTAGACTTATTAGAAAAGCTGGGGTATGAACGGGTGGATATCTTACTCTTAGATGTGGATATGCCCGAAATGAACGGCACTGAAGCCTTGCAGCAGATCAGAGCAAAGTATCCTGATACGAAGGTTCTCATGCTTACCATGTACAATCACGACGAACACATGCTCTATTACCTCAAGAATGGGGCTTCTGCCTATCTGCTTAAAGATATGAGCGTAGAGGAGATGTGTACGGCTATACGGGCGGTGTTCTATTCAGGTCAATATCTCACCAACAAGGCTGCTCGAGTGCTCCTCGATGAAGAAATCAAGTCGCCGGACGCACCCATCGCACTAAGCGCACGAGAGCAACAGGTATTAAGGTTGATCTGTATGGAGAAAACCACCTCGGAAATTGCCGAAGAACTCTTTCTCAGTCCGCGAACCGTTGAGACCTATCGAAAACAACTTTTGGAAAAAACCAATTCGAAGAATATTGCTGGGTTGGTGAGGTACGCATTGGAGAGAAAGGGTTTGATATAG